TCTAGAAGTTTTCTTGTTTCTGTATTTAATTCTCTAATAAATCGCATAAACTTTCTGATTTTAAACTACAGTTTATAGTTTATATTATTTTGTTTGATCTGTGTAATTAATTTTGTGTGTCTACTTATTGCAGAAAAAGAATTAGATACAGTAGCTAGAAAAGCAGGATTATTAGATGGTTTTGAAGGGAATGCACAAACTTTTCGAATTTTAACCCAACTAGAACCTTATAAACCCGATTTTTTAGGTCTAAATCTTACTAGGGCGACGTTAGACGCTACTTTAAAATATCCTTGGTTTCGAGAAATAGATGAAGACAATAAGCCTAAAAATACCAAAAAAGGAAGAAAGTTTTCCGTTTACAAGCTTGATCAAGAGGTTTTTAAGTTTGTCAGGCCAAAAGAAGAATATAGACAATCAGGAAAGCAAAGTTTAGAAGCAAGTGTTATGGAATTTGCCGATGATATAACCTATAGTGTTCATGATTTTGAAGATTTTTATTTAGCTGGCTTGATTCCTTTGAATATTTTATTGCAGACTCCTAATGTGCTTGATAATTTTATTCAAGATTGGATAAATAGTATTAAAAATGATAATGAGCAATTAAAGCTTGAACTAGAAAAACCCGAAGAAAAAAAGAGATTAAAAGATTTTCTAGCATCATATTTACCCCCTGAATATGCCCCTAGAAGCATTAATGAAATTACTTATGTCAGAGCTAATAGTTCTTTATTGATCCAAAAATATCTGCAATCGGCTTCTATTGGTGAAAGTTATGGTGAACATGGCTATTTACAACGGGCTTTTTATGAAGAAATTGAACTTAAACTATTACAAAGAATCGTTTGGAAATACGTTATTACCAATCCCCGTTTAGCGACTCAACAGTATGGACAAAGAAAAATTATTCGTAAGTTATTTGATATTTATAAAGAAGCAATCACAAATAAGCAAAACAATTTAATTCCTTCTCGTTTTCTGCAAGATGGTTCATTGCCAGAAATCTTAGAAGAAGGAGATGAAAATGAAAAAAAATTGAGGTTAGCGGTTGATATTGTTGCTAGTTTAAGTGAGTCAGAAGCTGTCTTAATGTATCGTCGTTTAACGGGTTTAGAACAAGGCTCAATTATGGATTATATAGGCTAAAATAAAGGCTCCTTAATAATTCAATTTTTACATTAACTTATTTGATTGTCTAGTTTTGCGTTTATCTCAAGATTAATCAATCCTCTTGTTGTTCAACCCAATCAGCCATAAGTTCACTTACCAAGTCCGACATATCCTTATCAGGTTGATCTAACAACAACTTCTTAACTTTAAGATGTAACTCCTTGGGAACATAAACCCCCACCTGGACAAAATTAGGATCGCTGCGTTTCCCTCCCCGTTTTTTTAGGAAAGATGATTCTACCTGTGTGTCAGAGGATATATTTTCTACTTGTTCGGGTAGAGATTCCCCTTTCAACGCCTTAGATAAATTCTCAAACCGATTCTTAGCCATTGATTAACTCCTTACCCACTGCTACATAATCATTCCAAGCATTCCGAGATGACCGATCTGATACTTCATACACCGGAACCCCCTGCAAAGCAGCCCTTTGAAACACAATTAACCGCCGGATACCTTTTTTAAATAAAGGAATCCCTGCATCTGTCAAAAACTCCCTGGCTTCCTCTCCATCCCTGGTGGGTTTGGGGGGAATAATGGTGAGTAACACCTTGTAATGGTTTACCCCAATCGTTTTCAGGGCATTAACGGTTAAAGAAAGGGCATCAATGGCCATAGCATCAGGGGTGGTAGGAAGGAGTAACAGGTCACAGCCATCTGCTAAAGCTTGTAATTCCTCGGTTTCCGGTCTAGCCGAGGTATCAATGACAATATTTTCGTAATCTCGAATGTATTTAGGGGCTGACCGTTCATCAACAACCTTAATAGGCAATGACCCCCGTTTCTCCCAGGCCAAACTACTGCGGTTGGGATCTCCATCCACTAATAAAGTGTCTCTCCCCTGCTGTTGGAGATAACAGGCTAAATGGATAGCAGTGGTCGTTTTGCCCACCCCCCCTTTATAAGAGGTGACAGTGATAATCATAATGGTTATCCGCTTAGACGGTTAGTTGATTAGTTAAATAAGTGCTTAATCACTTAAACGTTTAGGACGTTTAGTTGGTTGACTGCTTAAGCGGTTAATTAGTTTCAGTAGATCACAAAGTTGATCCAGGCATAGTGATCCAGCGATCCACAAAACAGGGTACTGACAGGATCGATCTAATAAAATTGTTATTTGTAACCAGCTTACTCCCTTACTCCAAGGTAAATGTCATTAAATTTTTAGGCAAAAGAAATAGACCACACAGATAAAAATTTAGAAATTTTTGTATAATATAGGAGTAGTATTAAGAGATTTTGACCCATGACACAAAAACAATTTATTAACGATAGTTCACCTAACCAAGACATCAATAGTTTGGCTGATATTACTAATGATTTGCCTCCAAACTCTTTGCTCAGTCAAGCAAAAAACCAAGTCCAAAAA
Above is a window of Crocosphaera sp. UHCC 0190 DNA encoding:
- a CDS encoding ParA family protein, translated to MIITVTSYKGGVGKTTTAIHLACYLQQQGRDTLLVDGDPNRSSLAWEKRGSLPIKVVDERSAPKYIRDYENIVIDTSARPETEELQALADGCDLLLLPTTPDAMAIDALSLTVNALKTIGVNHYKVLLTIIPPKPTRDGEEAREFLTDAGIPLFKKGIRRLIVFQRAALQGVPVYEVSDRSSRNAWNDYVAVGKELING